From the genome of Pelobates fuscus isolate aPelFus1 chromosome 6, aPelFus1.pri, whole genome shotgun sequence, one region includes:
- the SMYD5 gene encoding histone-lysine N-trimethyltransferase SMYD5 has translation MAASMCDVFAFCLMPEEARRVAEIRFINSGKGKGLFATRSIRKGETIFREKPLVSSQFQWNALYRYRACDHCLRSLETAEENAQRLSGNVNIILPYPELCTIQNGLHQQCPRCRVSYCSAECLKAAADHYHQVLCLGPSRDNPSHPLNKLEEAWRNIHYPPETASIMLMARMVATIKQAKDKDWWLHLFSQFCNKTANEEEEIVHKLLGDKFKGQLEQLRKLFMEALYDERVSRWFTPEGFRSLFALVGTNGQGIGTSSLSQWVHACDALDLPAKEREQLDTVIDQLYKDIEKETGEFLNCEGSGLYMLQSCCNHSCLPNAEASFPDNNFLLHLNALEDIKPGEEICISYLDCCQRDRSRHSRHKILRENYLFVCSCPKCLSQAEDPDLTSEEEEDDADLDGETDDAELEDEMTDV, from the exons GGAAAGGGTCTGTTTGCCACCCGGTCTATAAGGAAAGGGGAAACTATATTCCGTGAGAAACCACTAGTCTCCTCTCAGTTCCAATGGAATGCCCTGTACAGGTATAGAG CTTGTGATCACTGTTTGCGTTCACTGGAGACGGCAGAGGAAAATGCGCAAAGACTTTCTGGAAACGTCAATATAATCCTCCCATACCCTGAACTCTGCACTATTCAGAATGGACTGCACCAGCAATGTCCACGATGCCGG GTCTCATACTGTAGTGCTGAATGCCTTAAAGCTGCAGCAGACCATTATCACCAGGTTCTGTGTCTTGGGCCTTCTAGAGATAACCCTTCACACCCTCTGAACAAGCTGGAAGAGGCCTGGCG aaatatacattatcctcctgaGACTGCCAGTATCATGCTGATGGCTCGTATGGTGGCCACTATCAAGCAG GCTAAGGACAAAGATTGGTGGCTGCACCTTTTCTCTCAGTTCTGCAACAAGACGGCCAATGAAGAGGAGGAAATTGTCCATAAGTTACTTGGGGACAAGTTTAAG GGTCAGCTGGAACAGCTCAGGAAGTTATTTATGGAAGCCCTGTATGATGAGCGAGTGAGCCGG TGGTTCACCCCTGAAGGCTTCCGGTCTTTGTTTGCTTTGGTTGGAACCAATGGACAGGGAATAGGCACAAG TTCCTTGAGTCAGTGGGTTCATGCCTGTGATGCGCTCGACCTACCAGCTAAGGAGAGGGAACAGCTGGACACCGTTATAGACCAACTCTACAAAGATATTGAAAAAG AGACGGgtgaatttctaaactgcgaagGATCTGGACTGTACATGCTGCAAAGTTGCT GTAACCACAGCTGTTTGCCAAATGCTGAGGCTTCTTTCCCAGACAATAATTTTCTCCTTCACCTCAATGCATTGGAGGACATCAAGCCTGGGGAG GAAATTTGCATTAGTTACCTTGACTGCTGCCAGAGGGATCGAAGCCGCCACAGTCGACACAAGATACTCAG GGAAAATTACTTGTTCGTCTGCTCCTGCCCAAAGTGCCTGTCACAAGCAGAAGACCCAGACTTGACatctgaggaggaggaagacgacGCGGACCTGGATGGAGAGACCGATGATGCTGAACTTGAGGATGAGATGACGGACGTGTAA